In one Culex quinquefasciatus strain JHB chromosome 2, VPISU_Cqui_1.0_pri_paternal, whole genome shotgun sequence genomic region, the following are encoded:
- the LOC6031733 gene encoding outer dense fiber protein 3 → MFMNSPNEYHIPDVLGTSKEGPIRSAPAYTITGRAKSRLPQCITFPGPGHYDAKIDPLVKKAPMFSMATRFKVPTDEAMKPGPAAHHPEKGYYVHHSVPAISFAIRHSPFMAQKNPPLTFTIRRSYWD, encoded by the exons ATGTTCatgaatt CTCCGAACGAGTACCACATCCCGGACGTGCTCGGAACAAGCAAGGAGGGCCCCATCCGATCCGCCCCCGCCTACACAATCACCGGCCGGGCCAAGTCGCGGCTGCCCCAGTGTATCACCTTTCCCGGGCCTGGCCATTACGACGCCAAGATCGATCCGCTGGTGAAGAAGGCGCCGATGTTCTCGATGGCGACCCGCTTCAAGGTGCCGACGGACGAGGCGATGAAGCCGGGCCCGGCGGCGCACCACCCGGAGAAG GGCTATTACGTGCACCATTCCGTTCCCGCCATTTCCTTCGCGATTCGCCATTCACCCTTTATGGCCCAGAAGAATCCCCCAttgacgttcaccattcgaagaTCGTACTGGGACTGA